A portion of the Desulfobacterales bacterium genome contains these proteins:
- a CDS encoding TIGR02186 family protein produces MILANYSEPSIIKIGLFYGGQKISIKANVPDGYEVITKIKGPDETLHLKKKGKVWGILWMNVKEISYNFVPKLYIIRSSSKIASIAPINILQPLEIGYESLKEKTTNEQEPETKELFGELIKLKESEGLFSINNESFKCTSLQNGMRQAVTEFMLPPKAPVGEYIVELFAFSNGSGSRIETSTFKLEQAPSINFLSSLAFNHGFLFGCLAVIIAILAGLLSGIIFGGSGKGH; encoded by the coding sequence ATTATACTGGCAAACTATAGTGAACCAAGCATAATTAAAATCGGCCTTTTTTATGGAGGACAAAAAATTTCTATCAAGGCAAATGTGCCTGACGGTTATGAAGTTATAACAAAAATAAAGGGACCTGATGAAACGTTACACCTAAAGAAAAAAGGAAAAGTATGGGGCATACTCTGGATGAATGTTAAGGAGATTTCCTATAATTTCGTTCCAAAACTTTACATAATTCGAAGTTCAAGTAAAATAGCCTCTATTGCGCCCATAAACATATTACAGCCTTTAGAAATTGGTTATGAATCTTTAAAAGAAAAGACTACCAATGAGCAAGAGCCAGAAACAAAAGAGCTTTTTGGAGAATTAATCAAACTTAAAGAAAGTGAGGGCTTATTTTCAATTAATAATGAAAGTTTTAAATGTACTTCATTACAAAATGGAATGAGACAAGCTGTTACCGAATTTATGTTGCCTCCAAAAGCACCAGTAGGTGAATATATTGTTGAATTATTCGCTTTCAGCAATGGCTCAGGATCTCGCATCGAGACAAGTACTTTTAAACTTGAACAAGCTCCATCGATAAATTTTCTCTCTTCTTTGGCATTTAATCATGGTTTTTTATTTGGATGTTTAGCAGTAATCATTGCTATTTTAGCAGGTCTTTTAAGTGGTATTATTTTTGGTGGGAGCGGAAAAGGACATTAG